A DNA window from Roseovarius sp. Pro17 contains the following coding sequences:
- a CDS encoding universal stress protein, whose translation MKNASVLVLVGPSAKATDLDPILQSAAEQRTHLSFLVLGALPRPPVYGYGMAPYGVPVVSDSWQKEIETARSELTETADAIRNRLDVAGSNGDADTLGCEAAELASIIGRRAATCDVVLISNDLRANEIIFRNAVHGTLFQSPVGVILNPGSSSPVIAPKRVFVAWDTGLPAARAVHAALPLLKEATEVIIGVFDPDASMGQDGENPGSEVARWLSHHGCQVDLQQYPSGGKEIGTCIQRRATEAGADLVVMGAYGHSRMRQAAFGGTTRSMVEQTEMPILLAH comes from the coding sequence ATGAAAAACGCAAGCGTTCTCGTTCTTGTCGGGCCTTCAGCGAAGGCTACGGATCTTGATCCTATCCTGCAATCGGCTGCCGAGCAGCGGACGCATTTGTCGTTCTTGGTCTTGGGGGCGCTGCCCCGCCCGCCCGTCTACGGCTATGGAATGGCGCCCTACGGAGTTCCCGTAGTTTCGGACAGCTGGCAAAAGGAAATTGAAACTGCGAGGTCCGAATTAACCGAGACGGCCGACGCAATCCGAAACCGTCTCGATGTTGCCGGCTCAAACGGTGATGCCGATACTCTCGGATGCGAAGCAGCCGAATTGGCCTCAATCATCGGTCGCAGGGCCGCGACCTGCGATGTCGTGCTCATATCCAACGATCTGCGCGCAAACGAAATAATATTTCGTAACGCAGTGCACGGAACCCTTTTCCAATCACCGGTAGGTGTGATCCTGAACCCCGGCTCCTCCAGTCCAGTAATCGCGCCCAAACGCGTGTTCGTCGCGTGGGACACCGGCCTTCCCGCAGCGCGCGCTGTCCATGCCGCCCTACCTTTGCTGAAAGAAGCCACCGAGGTGATTATTGGTGTTTTCGACCCCGACGCATCGATGGGTCAGGACGGAGAAAACCCCGGATCCGAGGTCGCGCGCTGGCTTAGTCATCACGGATGCCAAGTGGACCTGCAGCAATACCCAAGCGGCGGCAAAGAGATCGGGACTTGCATTCAAAGACGCGCCACCGAAGCAGGTGCCGACTTGGTCGTCATGGGGGCCTATGGCCACTCCCGGATGCGACAGGCTGCTTTCGGCGGCACGACACGATCAATGGTCGAACAGACGGAAATGCCTATTCTGCTGGCTCATTGA
- the uvrA gene encoding excinuclease ABC subunit UvrA, with translation MRGARVHNLKNIDVDLPRNALVVFTGISGSGKSSLAFGTLFAESQRRYLDSVSPYARRLIDQVGEPDVDAIDGLPPAVALQQQRGAPSARSSVGSVTTISNGLRMLYSRAGKYPRGQQILYADAFSPNTPDGACPRCHGIGRVFEVTEKLLVPDDTKTIRERAIAAWPPAWGGQNLRDILVSLGHDIDIPWKDLPQKTRDWILFTDETPVEPVYAGFTPDETRRARRRNLSPSYMGTFTSAQRYVLHSFATTQSHRTKKRVSQFMQISECPDCNGKKLKRESLAVTFAGLDIGQLSQLTLSDLAARLRDAATAKPDASDLHPEKAIVAQRIASDILARVEALTTLGLGYLSLERSTPTLSPGELQRLRLATQIRSQLFGVIYVLDEPSAGLHPADTQALLGALDELKGAGNSLFVVEHDDSVIRHADWIVDIGPDAGTHGGKVVYNGPIEGLRDVKGSHTGRYLFAPDLSADRTPRKPTGWLKLEGIEQNNLRSLDVKFPLGVMTTVTGVSGSGKSSLVSQALVELVGEALGQKKSVEAASDEAEMLERELETSIGGQIVDGMEHVRRLVTVDQKPIGRTPRSNLATYTGLFDHVRKLFASTRKAKARRYDVGRFSFNVAKGRCPNCEGAGFVSVELLFLPSVYAPCPVCRGQRYNAKTLEITYRDKNIAEVLDMTVYKAHEFFADEPAVLRALQALLQVGLGYLRLGQPATELSGGEAQRIKLATELQRAGRSDTLYVLDEPTTGLHPADVAMLMAQLNGLVDAGNTVIMVEHSMLVARSSHWIIDIGPGAGDAGGAVVVQGPPECVARSKTSRTAPFLLP, from the coding sequence GTGCGGGGCGCGCGTGTCCACAATCTAAAGAACATCGACGTCGATCTGCCCCGTAATGCGCTTGTCGTTTTTACGGGCATCTCCGGGTCTGGAAAATCCTCGCTGGCCTTTGGAACGCTGTTTGCAGAGTCTCAGCGCCGGTATCTGGATTCAGTGTCGCCCTACGCGCGCCGCTTGATTGATCAGGTTGGCGAACCTGACGTCGACGCCATCGACGGGCTTCCGCCAGCGGTCGCACTGCAACAACAACGCGGTGCGCCCTCGGCACGGTCCTCAGTCGGGAGTGTCACGACGATATCGAACGGCTTGCGGATGCTCTATTCACGCGCCGGAAAATACCCGCGCGGGCAACAGATACTCTATGCCGATGCGTTCTCGCCAAACACTCCTGATGGCGCGTGCCCGCGCTGTCATGGCATCGGGCGCGTGTTTGAAGTGACCGAAAAGCTGCTTGTTCCCGATGACACCAAAACGATCCGCGAGCGTGCCATCGCAGCGTGGCCGCCCGCGTGGGGGGGACAAAACCTGCGCGACATCCTCGTTTCGCTCGGGCACGACATCGACATACCGTGGAAGGACCTGCCCCAAAAGACCCGCGACTGGATCTTGTTTACGGATGAGACACCAGTGGAGCCGGTCTATGCAGGCTTTACCCCCGATGAGACGCGCCGCGCACGTCGGCGCAATCTGTCGCCCAGTTACATGGGGACGTTCACAAGTGCGCAGCGCTACGTGCTGCATTCGTTTGCAACAACCCAAAGCCATCGCACTAAGAAACGCGTCTCGCAGTTCATGCAGATTTCCGAATGCCCCGACTGCAACGGCAAGAAGCTGAAGCGCGAGTCGCTCGCGGTGACATTTGCAGGTCTGGATATCGGGCAGCTGTCGCAACTCACGCTGAGCGACCTTGCCGCGCGGTTGCGCGATGCAGCCACGGCAAAACCGGACGCCAGCGACTTGCACCCGGAAAAGGCGATCGTGGCGCAGCGCATTGCCAGCGACATTCTGGCCCGCGTCGAAGCGCTCACGACCCTCGGCCTTGGCTATCTGTCGCTTGAACGCAGCACGCCAACCCTGTCACCGGGCGAGTTGCAGCGATTGCGGCTGGCCACGCAAATCCGCTCGCAGCTGTTCGGTGTGATCTATGTTCTGGATGAGCCTTCGGCAGGGCTGCACCCGGCGGATACCCAAGCATTGCTGGGCGCGCTGGATGAGCTCAAAGGCGCTGGCAACTCGTTGTTCGTGGTCGAGCATGACGACAGCGTCATTCGACATGCCGACTGGATCGTGGACATCGGGCCGGATGCCGGAACACATGGCGGCAAAGTTGTCTACAACGGCCCGATAGAGGGCCTGCGCGACGTGAAAGGGTCGCATACCGGGCGCTATCTATTCGCGCCAGATCTCTCGGCAGATCGCACGCCGCGGAAGCCGACAGGTTGGCTAAAGCTGGAGGGGATCGAGCAAAACAACCTGCGAAGCCTGGACGTTAAATTCCCCCTCGGGGTTATGACAACAGTTACCGGTGTATCAGGCTCAGGCAAGTCAAGCCTTGTCAGTCAAGCCCTCGTCGAGCTGGTTGGCGAAGCCTTGGGGCAAAAGAAGTCCGTTGAAGCCGCCAGTGATGAAGCTGAGATGCTGGAGCGGGAACTAGAGACGTCCATCGGCGGACAGATCGTTGATGGGATGGAGCACGTTCGCCGCTTGGTTACTGTTGATCAAAAACCGATCGGGCGCACGCCGCGCTCCAACCTCGCCACATATACCGGTCTGTTTGACCATGTTCGCAAGCTGTTCGCGTCGACACGCAAAGCAAAAGCACGTCGATATGACGTTGGCCGCTTTTCGTTTAATGTCGCAAAGGGCCGTTGCCCGAATTGCGAAGGCGCGGGTTTTGTCAGTGTGGAGCTGCTCTTCCTGCCCAGCGTCTACGCGCCCTGCCCTGTGTGTCGAGGCCAGCGATACAACGCCAAAACGCTGGAGATCACCTACCGCGACAAGAACATTGCAGAAGTGCTCGACATGACGGTCTATAAGGCGCACGAATTCTTCGCTGATGAACCTGCGGTTTTGCGCGCGCTTCAGGCTTTGCTGCAAGTTGGTCTAGGCTACTTGCGCCTCGGGCAGCCCGCGACCGAGCTATCGGGCGGAGAAGCGCAGCGGATTAAACTCGCGACCGAGCTGCAACGCGCGGGGCGCAGCGATACGCTATATGTTCTGGACGAACCAACTACCGGCCTACACCCAGCAGACGTGGCGATGTTGATGGCGCAGCTCAACGGATTGGTCGACGCGGGCAACACCGTGATCATGGTTGAGCACAGTATGCTGGTCGCCCGCAGCAGCCACTGGATCATCGACATCGGCCCCGGTGCCGGGGACGCAGGCGGCGCGGTCGTCGTCCAAGGCCCGCCTGAATGTGTAGCAAGGTCAAAGACCAGCCGAACTGCTCCGTTCCTGCTCCCGTAG
- a CDS encoding quinone oxidoreductase — MKAIKFHKTGGPEVMQYENITLDAPQAREVRLRHTAIGLNYLDTYFRSGAYPLPLPSGLGFEGAGVVEAVGDGVTSLKEGDRVAYGAGPLGSYSQARNMPANRLSKLPDSIEDDTAAAMMLKGMTVRYLLRETYKVKAGDTILWHAVAGGVGLIAVQWAKHLGVRVIGTTSSPEKAALAKSFGCDEVINYTKENVAERVRELTDGKGVPVVYDGVGQATLDPSLDSLSPRGLLVSFGSASGPVKGFDTGVLAAKGSLYLTRPSLNTYVESDEALQANVADLFEVVGSGAVKIEVNQTYALADAVKAHQDLEGRKTTGSTVLRP, encoded by the coding sequence ATGAAAGCGATCAAATTTCACAAAACCGGTGGTCCGGAAGTCATGCAGTACGAGAACATCACTCTGGATGCTCCGCAAGCACGCGAGGTGCGGTTGCGCCATACTGCCATCGGGCTCAATTATCTCGATACCTACTTTCGCTCCGGTGCCTACCCCCTACCCTTGCCCAGCGGTCTGGGCTTTGAGGGCGCCGGCGTGGTCGAAGCGGTTGGCGATGGCGTCACCAGCTTGAAAGAAGGCGACAGGGTTGCCTACGGCGCGGGGCCATTGGGGTCCTATTCGCAAGCGCGCAACATGCCAGCCAACAGGCTTAGCAAACTGCCAGATTCAATCGAGGATGACACTGCGGCTGCCATGATGCTCAAGGGAATGACTGTGCGCTATTTGCTGCGGGAAACCTACAAGGTCAAAGCTGGCGATACGATCCTGTGGCACGCTGTAGCTGGTGGCGTTGGCCTGATTGCCGTTCAGTGGGCGAAACATCTGGGCGTCCGCGTTATCGGCACGACTAGCTCGCCAGAAAAGGCTGCGCTGGCCAAATCCTTTGGCTGTGATGAGGTGATAAACTACACAAAAGAGAATGTCGCAGAGCGGGTGCGTGAGCTAACCGATGGCAAGGGTGTGCCAGTGGTCTACGATGGTGTCGGTCAGGCCACTCTTGACCCTTCGCTCGACAGTCTCAGCCCGCGTGGCCTGCTGGTTAGCTTTGGCTCTGCATCTGGCCCGGTAAAGGGCTTTGACACAGGCGTATTGGCGGCAAAGGGCTCGCTTTATCTGACTCGTCCATCGCTAAACACGTATGTGGAATCTGATGAGGCATTGCAGGCCAACGTGGCTGATCTGTTCGAGGTTGTCGGGTCGGGTGCTGTCAAAATTGAGGTCAACCAGACCTATGCGCTGGCGGACGCGGTCAAGGCGCATCAGGATCTGGAGGGCCGCAAGACGACCGGCTCGACCGTGTTGCGGCCATAG